GATGACATAATTACGCATCTGTGAGTCAAAAATTGAAAGATCTTTTCCAGCTCTCTCCAGAGTTATACCTGCCATTAATTCTCTACCAAGTTGTGGTATTTGGCTGCCGTATGTTAATTCGAATACCTGCAACAGAAGTCTTGAGTTCCCTTCCTCAGATATCAATAAATCGCCCAGTTCAAGCTCCTTGTCTGCTTTCTCTCTAATCAAAATCTCAGCAGAGTTTCCACCTACTACTTGGCCAACAATATCCAATTCAGACAAATTAAGCCACCAATTTATTCAGGATATCATGAGCATCTACAGCATGGATGCTAGCAAAGCTATCTGCTTTACTATTTTTAGCAATTTGAGATAGAAACATTACCTTATACCCTTTGGCCTCTTCTTCTGAGATTCTTGCATAATGATCTGCATCGATTAAACCATATGGATAACCTGGAAAAGTTAAATCTCTAGAATTCTTTGAAATTTGTGAAAAAATCTCTTTAATTTCATTTTCTTTCAACTTAACATACTGATCATGCATAATTTCGAATCTAAAAGCGTGATTTGAGTTTCTATTAAGTTTCACAATAAAAATTATTGCGTTATGATCATCTCTAGATATTTGTGCGATTGGGATGTACCATTCTTGATGAGATAGATTA
This DNA window, taken from Candidatus Bathyarchaeota archaeon, encodes the following:
- a CDS encoding ATP-binding protein; the protein is MSELDIVGQVVGGNSAEILIREKADKELELGDLLISEEGNSRLLLQVFELTYGSQIPQLGRELMAGITLERAGKDLSIFDSQMRNYVI